GCTGGCGCTTGTACTTTGTTTGTCCTGTCAGGGCTCGGACTTCACCCCGATTGTGGGGCTCACCGAGCGCCCCTCCAACAAGACGTGCCTGGCACCGCCCAAGCCCTCGGGCAAGAACGTCGCGATCGAGCGCGCGTTCCCGAACCTGACCTTCACCCAGCCCCTGGCCCTGCGCCAGCGCCCCGGCGACAACTCGCTGTGGTACGTCGCGGAAAAGGGCGGCGTGATCCGCGTCTTCGATAACGACGACATGGCAATGAGCTCGTCGGTCTTTCTCGACATTTCAAGCCTCGTCGTAACCGGCGGCGAAGCCGGCCTTCTCTCCTTTGAGTTTCACCCCGACTACCCGGACACCGCTGAAGTCTTCGTGACCTATGTGCGCTCCAAGATGGGCGGCGGGTATGAAGAAGTCCTCGCGCGTTTTGTGAGCCCCGACATGGGCGATACCCTCTACAATACTCCCGAAGACATTCTCGTCACCGTCGACGAGCCGCTCACCACCCACAACGGCGGCGACATCCATTTCGACTCGACCGGCCTGCTCTACTGGAGCCTGGGCGACGGGGGGTACACTACCTCAACGCAACCCAACGGCCAGGACACCAGCAACATCCTGGGCGCGGTGCTTCGTCTCGACCCCGACGGCGATGACAGCGTCATGGGTGGCGGCTGCGACATGCCCTACGGCATTCCGGCTGGCAATCCCTTCGACGACGCGGCCTGCCCTACCGGCGGCGCCGATGATGTGCGGCTCATCTACGCATGGGGCTTTCGCAACCCCTGGCGCTGGAGCTTCGATGCCGCGGGCGCCCACCAGGACTCGCTCTGGCTCGCCGATGTGGGTCAGGCGAGCTGGGAAGAGGTCAACCTCGTCACCGCGGGCGCCAACTACGGCTGGGCGGTCAAAGAAGGCTTCGATTGCTTCCCGCCGGGAACCACAACCTGCGACGACACGGGCATGACCGACCCGCTCCACGTCTACAGTCACGATGATGGCTCGGCCATCACCGGCGGTTATCTCTACAACGGCACCGACGTGACCGACTTTGTTGGCGAGGATGTCTACCTCTTCGGCGACTTCGGCAGCGGCAATATCTGGGGGCT
Above is a genomic segment from Chrysiogenia bacterium containing:
- a CDS encoding PQQ-dependent sugar dehydrogenase yields the protein MFFRHLPRALSVLALVLCLSCQGSDFTPIVGLTERPSNKTCLAPPKPSGKNVAIERAFPNLTFTQPLALRQRPGDNSLWYVAEKGGVIRVFDNDDMAMSSSVFLDISSLVVTGGEAGLLSFEFHPDYPDTAEVFVTYVRSKMGGGYEEVLARFVSPDMGDTLYNTPEDILVTVDEPLTTHNGGDIHFDSTGLLYWSLGDGGYTTSTQPNGQDTSNILGAVLRLDPDGDDSVMGGGCDMPYGIPAGNPFDDAACPTGGADDVRLIYAWGFRNPWRWSFDAAGAHQDSLWLADVGQASWEEVNLVTAGANYGWAVKEGFDCFPPGTTTCDDTGMTDPLHVYSHDDGSAITGGYLYNGTDVTDFVGEDVYLFGDFGSGNIWGLFDAYGTPDPILLFAGTGLGISAFGEDVSTREIYVVDLLGGGIHRIVDSPNEAVGGFPALLSESGCVNPASPLEPAKGVIPYEVNAPFWTDGAFKERFIAIPDGTRISVGADGDWEFPAGSMIMKHFYLNDRPIETRFLVRHDDGQWQGYSYEWRTPPTDADLLPAEGKTIMVEGQQWLYPGRGTCIRCHTGASGFTLGPKSQQLNKIVSYGEGDEAIEANQLTTFEWIGLLDSHANVAPLVDPTDESKDVNSRARSWLDTNCSMCHQPDGPVAMVDMDLRYQIPLADMNICNATALYDPGYKRLAPGDPENSLIHIRTSSTDYGGLRMPPLGSFIVDTDGTDLLDAWITSIGSCP